Proteins encoded by one window of Burkholderia plantarii:
- a CDS encoding amino acid ABC transporter permease, with product MSITSLLVDSLPVLAQGAVLTVKFAVLSMVFGLIAAVGLALMGIARSRVLNAIARVYVSLMRGTPLLVQIFVIYYGLPSLGISLDPTPAGVIALSANVAAYMSESMRGAINGIESGQWLASYSLGLSWGQTLRYVIGPQALRIAVPSLSNSLISLIKDTSLVSVITVTELLRSAQEIIASTYQPLPLYLAAAAVYWVLCQILEWVQRWWERRLALPGRH from the coding sequence ATGTCGATCACTTCCCTGCTCGTCGATTCGCTGCCCGTGCTTGCGCAGGGCGCGGTGTTGACCGTCAAGTTCGCCGTCCTGTCGATGGTGTTCGGCCTCATCGCCGCCGTCGGGCTCGCGCTGATGGGCATCGCCCGCAGCCGCGTGCTCAATGCGATCGCACGCGTCTACGTGAGCCTGATGCGCGGCACGCCGCTGCTGGTGCAGATCTTCGTCATCTACTACGGCCTGCCGAGCCTCGGCATCTCGCTCGATCCGACGCCGGCCGGCGTGATCGCGCTGTCGGCGAACGTCGCGGCCTACATGTCCGAAAGCATGCGCGGCGCGATCAACGGCATCGAGAGCGGCCAGTGGCTCGCCTCGTACAGCCTCGGCCTGTCGTGGGGGCAGACGCTGCGCTACGTGATCGGCCCGCAGGCGCTGCGGATCGCCGTGCCGAGCCTGTCGAACAGCCTCATCAGCCTGATCAAGGACACCTCGCTGGTCTCGGTGATCACCGTCACGGAGCTGCTGCGCAGCGCCCAGGAGATCATCGCCTCGACCTACCAGCCGCTGCCGCTCTATCTCGCGGCCGCGGCCGTCTACTGGGTGCTGTGCCAGATCCTCGAGTGGGTGCAGCGCTGGTGGGAGCGCCGGCTCGCGCTGCCGGGGCGGCACTGA
- the rpiA gene encoding ribose-5-phosphate isomerase RpiA, protein MTQDELKRLVGQAAADYVLANVPEGSVIGVGTGSTANCFIDALAAIKTRYRGAVSSSIATTQRLEAHGIRVFDLNEIDGLQVYVDGADEIDASGAMIKGGGGALTREKIVASVSGTFVCIADASKRVATLGAFPLPVEVVPMARTAIGRRLTALGGVPVLRVKGDGTPYLTDNGNEILDVKGLAITDPRGLEATVNGWPGVVTVGLFAQRGADLCLLGGAAGVETIDYRGV, encoded by the coding sequence ATGACTCAAGACGAACTCAAACGCCTCGTCGGCCAGGCGGCCGCCGACTACGTGCTGGCGAACGTGCCGGAAGGCTCGGTGATCGGCGTCGGCACCGGCTCCACCGCGAACTGCTTCATCGACGCGCTGGCCGCGATCAAGACACGCTACCGCGGCGCGGTATCGAGCTCGATCGCCACCACGCAGCGCCTGGAAGCGCACGGCATCCGCGTGTTCGACCTCAACGAGATCGACGGCCTGCAGGTGTACGTGGACGGCGCCGACGAGATCGACGCGAGCGGCGCGATGATCAAGGGCGGCGGCGGGGCGCTCACGCGCGAGAAGATCGTGGCCTCGGTATCGGGCACCTTCGTCTGCATCGCCGACGCGAGCAAGCGCGTCGCGACGCTCGGCGCGTTCCCGCTGCCGGTGGAAGTCGTGCCGATGGCGCGCACCGCGATCGGCCGCCGGCTGACCGCGCTGGGCGGCGTGCCGGTGCTGCGCGTCAAGGGCGACGGCACGCCCTACCTGACCGACAACGGCAACGAGATCCTCGACGTGAAGGGGCTCGCCATCACCGATCCGCGTGGGCTGGAAGCTACGGTCAACGGCTGGCCCGGCGTCGTCACGGTCGGTCTGTTCGCGCAGCGCGGCGCCGATCTGTGCCTGCTCGGCGGCGCGGCCGGGGTGGAAACGATCGATTATCGCGGCGTTTAA
- a CDS encoding Gfo/Idh/MocA family protein yields MTAPSSQPIRFGIVGAGAIARRFAQSLTHVAHATLSQVWARRPEAAAAFCAELGGTPAASFEALCASDLDAIYIATLNDSHARYALAALAAGKAVLCEKPATVNARELDAVLAAAAAAGRLFMEAMKPPFYPLYRRLREHLARDPIGAIRLVRAGGAFSTVPADHPSFSFEAAGGALLDIGIYELFLAVDWLGEAREVQTLGRVGASGVDVFASLNSLHAEGGIAQLFCGLDVMGRGDALLGAAGGTVTIHENWWNPAKATIRYADGRVVELDEPFSGGGLNYETEHFCALLREGRLESPVMTHAHSRHMIALCDAARAALGVRFAADDASAG; encoded by the coding sequence ATGACCGCTCCTTCTTCCCAACCGATCCGTTTCGGCATCGTCGGCGCGGGCGCGATCGCGCGCCGCTTCGCGCAATCGCTGACCCATGTGGCTCACGCCACGCTCTCGCAGGTCTGGGCACGCCGCCCGGAAGCGGCCGCCGCGTTCTGCGCCGAGCTGGGCGGCACGCCCGCGGCGAGCTTCGAGGCGCTATGCGCGTCCGATCTCGACGCGATCTACATCGCGACCCTCAACGACAGCCACGCGCGTTACGCGCTCGCCGCGCTCGCGGCCGGCAAGGCCGTGCTCTGCGAGAAGCCGGCCACCGTCAACGCGCGCGAGCTCGACGCCGTGCTGGCGGCCGCTGCGGCGGCCGGGCGGCTGTTCATGGAGGCCATGAAACCGCCGTTCTATCCGCTCTACCGGCGGCTGCGCGAGCATCTCGCGCGCGACCCGATCGGCGCGATCCGGCTGGTGCGGGCCGGCGGCGCGTTCTCGACGGTGCCGGCCGATCATCCAAGCTTCAGTTTCGAGGCGGCCGGCGGCGCGCTGCTCGACATCGGCATCTACGAACTGTTTCTCGCGGTCGACTGGCTCGGCGAGGCGCGCGAGGTGCAGACGCTCGGCCGCGTCGGCGCGAGCGGCGTGGACGTGTTCGCGAGCCTGAACAGCCTTCATGCCGAAGGCGGCATCGCGCAGCTGTTCTGCGGGCTCGACGTGATGGGGCGCGGCGACGCGCTGCTCGGCGCGGCGGGCGGGACCGTGACGATCCACGAGAACTGGTGGAATCCGGCGAAGGCGACGATCCGTTACGCGGACGGCCGCGTCGTCGAGCTCGACGAGCCGTTTTCGGGCGGCGGCCTCAACTACGAGACCGAGCACTTCTGCGCGCTGCTGCGCGAAGGGCGGCTCGAAAGCCCGGTGATGACGCACGCGCATTCGCGCCACATGATCGCGCTGTGCGACGCGGCGCGCGCGGCGCTCGGCGTGCGGTTCGCGGCTGACGACGCGAGCGCGGGCTGA
- a CDS encoding FadR/GntR family transcriptional regulator has product MEQAKDRSLVSKVMDGLVTGIVEDKYGGILPPQDVLSRDFDVSRTVMREALSMLLARDMLDVRPKVGTRVRPMRDWRMIDEDVVSWRFRAKPDPQFMRDVLEFRMLIEPRATGQAAERANAAEIAGIREAFEAFRALEVGEANYDAADELLHARIVHASGNQFYQQMSAIICGALRLVREQTARREGSHERLVGLHERIVVAIEQRDARAAEAAARELIDLTTEAPCHAPAEARAVG; this is encoded by the coding sequence ATGGAACAGGCAAAAGACAGGTCGCTCGTCAGCAAGGTGATGGACGGGCTTGTCACAGGGATAGTGGAAGACAAGTACGGCGGCATCCTGCCGCCGCAGGACGTGCTGTCGAGGGATTTCGACGTCAGCCGGACGGTGATGCGCGAGGCGCTCTCGATGTTGCTCGCGCGTGACATGCTCGACGTGCGTCCGAAGGTCGGCACGCGCGTGAGGCCGATGCGCGACTGGCGCATGATCGACGAGGACGTGGTGAGCTGGCGCTTCCGGGCGAAACCGGACCCGCAGTTCATGCGCGACGTGCTCGAATTCCGCATGCTGATCGAACCGCGCGCGACGGGGCAGGCCGCCGAGCGCGCGAACGCGGCGGAGATCGCCGGCATTCGCGAAGCCTTCGAGGCGTTCCGCGCGCTCGAGGTGGGCGAGGCGAACTACGACGCCGCCGACGAGCTGTTGCACGCGCGCATCGTCCACGCGAGCGGCAACCAGTTCTACCAGCAGATGAGCGCGATCATCTGCGGCGCGCTGCGGCTGGTGCGCGAGCAGACGGCCCGGCGCGAAGGCAGCCACGAGCGGCTGGTCGGCCTGCACGAGCGCATCGTCGTGGCGATCGAGCAGCGCGACGCACGGGCGGCGGAAGCGGCCGCGCGCGAACTGATCGACCTGACGACCGAGGCGCCGTGCCATGCGCCGGCGGAGGCGCGCGCCGTGGGCTGA
- a CDS encoding N-acetylmuramoyl-L-alanine amidase — protein MNTMPWAITRRPAPAAGGAGRRGRVLTATRVLAAGCLAAALAACSSPTLVDRGSYVADTSHPARGADSRVRFLVLHYTEADDPRALFVLTHNDVSAHYLIPSHPAYRNGKPVVLQLVPESERAWHAGVSDWQGTTELNAASIGIEIVNAGPLDAPANQTWQAYSPDQVEAVVRLAQDIVARYRIPPTRVVAHSDIAPQRKIDPGPAFPWQALARAGVGAWPDDATVTARLAGRAPGDPADVRGLQLKLARYGYDVATDGMLDARTRRVFAAFQMHFRPADYSGKPDAQTDAIAQALLDKYFPGAGAPTTAPVSAPAAGARPGMTP, from the coding sequence ATGAATACGATGCCGTGGGCGATCACACGCCGGCCCGCGCCGGCGGCGGGTGGCGCCGGCCGGCGCGGCCGCGTGCTCACGGCGACGCGCGTGCTTGCCGCCGGGTGCCTCGCGGCGGCGCTGGCCGCCTGCAGCTCGCCCACGCTCGTCGATCGCGGCAGCTACGTCGCCGATACGAGCCACCCGGCGCGCGGCGCCGATTCGCGCGTGCGCTTCCTGGTGCTGCACTACACCGAGGCGGACGACCCGCGCGCGCTGTTCGTGCTGACCCACAACGACGTCAGCGCCCATTACCTGATCCCGAGCCATCCGGCATACCGCAACGGCAAGCCCGTCGTGCTGCAGCTGGTGCCGGAGAGCGAGCGCGCGTGGCATGCGGGCGTCAGCGACTGGCAGGGCACGACCGAGCTCAACGCGGCCTCGATCGGCATCGAGATCGTCAACGCCGGCCCGCTCGACGCGCCGGCAAACCAGACCTGGCAGGCCTATTCGCCCGATCAGGTCGAGGCGGTCGTGAGGCTCGCGCAGGACATCGTCGCGCGCTACCGGATTCCGCCGACGCGCGTGGTCGCGCACAGCGACATCGCTCCGCAGCGCAAGATCGATCCGGGTCCGGCGTTCCCGTGGCAGGCGCTCGCGCGCGCCGGCGTCGGCGCCTGGCCCGATGACGCGACCGTGACCGCGCGGCTGGCGGGACGCGCGCCCGGCGACCCGGCCGACGTGCGCGGGCTGCAGCTGAAGCTTGCGCGCTACGGCTACGACGTGGCGACCGACGGCATGCTCGACGCGCGCACGCGACGCGTGTTCGCGGCGTTCCAGATGCACTTCCGGCCGGCTGACTACTCAGGCAAGCCGGACGCGCAGACCGACGCGATCGCGCAGGCCCTGCTCGACAAGTATTTCCCCGGCGCGGGCGCGCCGACCACGGCGCCGGTTTCGGCGCCGGCCGCTGGGGCCCGTCCCGGCATGACGCCGTAG
- the rlmB gene encoding 23S rRNA (guanosine(2251)-2'-O)-methyltransferase RlmB yields MSRLKVLYGFHAVTARLRHDASTVAEVLYDQTRRDRRMTDFLQTAKEAGVRLIAADETRLWGLAHTERHQGVVARVEDLPLAQNLAELLDGIQGPALLLVLDGVTDPHNLGACLRVADAAGAHAIIAPRDRAVGLNATAAKVASGAADTVPYITVTNLARALRELKDAGVWVIGTADDAPASLYETKLEGPVALVMGAEGEGMRRLTRDTCDDVMNIPMAGSVESLNVSVASGVCLYEAVRQRRVAGAAK; encoded by the coding sequence ATGTCACGTTTGAAGGTTCTCTACGGTTTTCACGCAGTCACCGCGCGCTTGCGGCACGATGCGTCGACGGTCGCCGAGGTGTTGTACGACCAGACCCGGCGCGATCGCCGGATGACGGATTTCCTGCAGACCGCGAAGGAAGCGGGCGTGCGCCTGATCGCCGCCGACGAAACGCGGCTGTGGGGCCTCGCGCATACCGAGCGCCATCAGGGTGTGGTAGCGCGCGTCGAGGATCTGCCGCTCGCGCAGAACCTGGCCGAGCTGCTCGACGGCATCCAGGGCCCGGCGCTGCTGCTGGTGCTCGACGGCGTGACCGATCCGCATAATCTCGGCGCCTGCCTGCGGGTGGCCGACGCGGCTGGCGCGCACGCGATCATCGCGCCGCGCGACCGCGCGGTCGGGCTCAACGCGACGGCCGCCAAGGTCGCGAGCGGCGCGGCCGACACCGTGCCCTACATCACGGTGACGAACCTCGCGCGCGCGCTGCGCGAGTTGAAGGACGCGGGCGTCTGGGTGATCGGCACGGCCGACGACGCGCCGGCGAGCCTCTACGAGACCAAGCTCGAAGGCCCGGTCGCGCTGGTGATGGGCGCCGAGGGCGAGGGCATGCGCCGCCTCACGCGCGATACCTGCGACGACGTGATGAACATCCCGATGGCCGGCAGCGTCGAGAGCCTGAACGTGTCGGTGGCGAGCGGCGTGTGCCTGTACGAAGCCGTGCGCCAGCGGCGCGTGGCTGGCGCCGCGAAGTAA